A region from the Methylocella sp. genome encodes:
- a CDS encoding zincin-like metallopeptidase domain-containing protein — MSRYTARTRSGQDRTSLYAEITDKIIAELEAGRVPWVQPWGTAAAKAPLAMPKNATTQRRYSGVNVLILWGAVIERGFVGQSWLTFRQALSLGGNVRKGEHGTTVVYADRFTPEDERRRAERDGDEPGAIPFLKRFTVFNTDQCENLPDGLVTAPPPVPEGLILPQAEALIDATGADFRVGGDRAFYSPANDYIQVPRPDAYFEPINWHRTALHELGHWVGHPSRLARDLSGTFGSALYAKEELVAEMTSAFVCASLGIVPTVRHADYLGSWLEILREDDRAIVRAASAASKAADYLLAFRPDHIEANVMTDERDAA; from the coding sequence ATGTCCAGATACACCGCTCGCACCCGTTCCGGCCAGGACCGGACGAGCCTCTATGCCGAAATCACTGACAAGATCATCGCCGAACTGGAAGCCGGCCGTGTGCCCTGGGTCCAGCCCTGGGGGACGGCGGCGGCGAAGGCGCCGCTGGCCATGCCGAAGAACGCCACCACACAGCGCCGCTACTCCGGCGTGAATGTGCTTATTCTCTGGGGCGCGGTCATTGAGCGAGGGTTCGTCGGCCAGAGCTGGCTCACCTTCCGCCAAGCCTTGAGCCTCGGCGGCAACGTCCGCAAGGGCGAGCACGGCACGACCGTCGTCTATGCCGATCGCTTCACGCCGGAGGACGAACGCCGGCGGGCCGAACGCGACGGCGACGAGCCTGGCGCCATCCCGTTCCTCAAGCGGTTCACCGTGTTCAACACGGATCAATGTGAGAACCTTCCTGACGGGCTGGTCACCGCACCGCCGCCCGTGCCCGAGGGCCTGATCCTGCCCCAGGCTGAGGCCTTGATCGACGCAACCGGCGCCGATTTCCGCGTCGGCGGCGACCGCGCTTTCTACAGCCCGGCCAACGACTACATCCAAGTGCCGCGGCCAGACGCCTATTTTGAGCCGATCAACTGGCACCGGACGGCTCTGCACGAGCTCGGTCACTGGGTCGGACATCCTTCGCGGCTGGCCCGCGATCTGTCGGGCACCTTCGGCTCCGCCCTTTATGCCAAGGAAGAGCTTGTCGCCGAGATGACCAGCGCCTTCGTGTGCGCTTCGCTCGGCATCGTGCCGACCGTGCGCCACGCCGATTATCTCGGCTCCTGGTTGGAAATCCTGCGGGAGGATGACCGCGCCATCGTCCGCGCCGCCAGCGCCGCGTCGAAGGCAGCCGACTATCTACTGGCGTTCCGGCCCGACCATATCGAGGCCAACGTGATGACGGACGAGCGGGACGCGGCGTGA
- a CDS encoding type IV toxin-antitoxin system AbiEi family antitoxin domain-containing protein, translating to MPSTSAQRTRALDLLKARGMLRLKDFVAEGIGPETLARLVREDAVARPARGLYQLPDAQVEAAHTLAEAAALVPKGIVCLTSALQYHELTLQMPAAVWMAIERTAWRPKIDYPRIRFVRFTGNSLTDGVVRHRIEGVEVPITDPARTIVDCFRYRAKVGLDVAMEGLREGLRRRRCTPDELWRYARKARVWSVMRPYVEAMVSDAA from the coding sequence ATGCCGTCAACAAGCGCCCAACGGACCCGCGCTCTCGATCTCCTGAAAGCCCGGGGAATGCTCCGGCTTAAGGATTTCGTAGCCGAAGGTATCGGACCGGAGACGCTGGCGCGTCTTGTCCGGGAGGACGCGGTCGCTCGCCCGGCGCGGGGACTCTATCAGCTCCCCGATGCGCAGGTCGAGGCCGCCCATACGCTTGCCGAAGCCGCGGCCCTGGTTCCCAAGGGCATCGTCTGCCTGACTTCGGCGCTTCAGTATCACGAGCTGACGCTCCAGATGCCCGCCGCTGTGTGGATGGCGATCGAGCGAACCGCGTGGCGACCAAAGATTGACTATCCGCGCATCCGGTTCGTGCGCTTCACCGGGAATTCTCTGACGGACGGCGTCGTGCGCCATCGTATCGAGGGGGTCGAGGTCCCCATTACAGACCCGGCGAGGACAATCGTCGACTGCTTCCGCTATCGCGCTAAAGTCGGCCTCGACGTGGCGATGGAAGGGCTGCGGGAGGGCCTTCGCCGTCGGCGATGCACGCCTGACGAACTCTGGCGCTATGCACGCAAGGCGAGGGTCTGGTCGGTGATGCGTCCTTATGTCGAAGCGATGGTGTCCGATGCCGCGTGA
- a CDS encoding nucleotidyl transferase AbiEii/AbiGii toxin family protein encodes MPREPRNIGASVRARLLDRARAERSDFQILLTRYALERLLYRLSVSVHRERFILKGAMLFVTWVADPFRPTRDLDLLGHGDNDVGAIADTFRSICAQPVADDGVVFDHAGLQAAPIREEVEYGGVRVRTTATIAGARVPIQVDVGFGDAVTPAPVEIDYPTLLGNPAPHLRAYPVETVVAEKFEALTTLGIANSRLKDFYDLWLIAQTFEFRQRGLIEAVQRTFERRGTAAPLDTPVGLTDEFAAAWAAQWRAFLGRERMAAAPDIFATIIADLRGFLMPLVVGAPRGEPVWPPGGPWSRGAAVDDE; translated from the coding sequence ATGCCGCGTGAACCCCGCAACATTGGTGCTTCGGTGCGGGCGCGGCTGCTGGATCGGGCGCGCGCCGAGAGGTCGGACTTTCAGATCCTGCTGACACGCTATGCACTGGAACGTCTGCTCTACCGGCTGAGTGTTTCGGTGCATCGCGAGCGCTTCATTCTGAAAGGGGCGATGCTCTTCGTGACCTGGGTCGCCGACCCGTTCCGGCCAACTCGCGATCTTGATCTGCTCGGTCATGGTGACAATGACGTGGGGGCCATCGCCGATACCTTCCGCTCCATCTGCGCCCAGCCAGTCGCCGATGATGGCGTGGTCTTTGATCACGCCGGTTTGCAGGCTGCGCCGATCCGTGAGGAAGTGGAATATGGCGGCGTGCGGGTGCGCACGACGGCGACGATCGCCGGAGCGCGCGTGCCGATCCAGGTTGATGTCGGCTTCGGCGATGCGGTAACGCCGGCGCCGGTCGAGATCGATTATCCGACGTTGCTGGGCAACCCCGCGCCGCACCTTCGGGCCTATCCCGTGGAGACCGTGGTCGCGGAAAAGTTCGAAGCCCTGACCACGCTCGGTATCGCGAACAGTCGGCTCAAGGATTTCTACGATCTATGGCTGATTGCGCAGACATTCGAATTTCGCCAGCGCGGTTTGATCGAAGCCGTGCAGCGCACGTTTGAGCGGCGCGGCACGGCGGCGCCACTCGATACACCGGTCGGACTGACCGACGAATTTGCGGCGGCGTGGGCTGCTCAATGGCGCGCCTTCCTCGGCCGCGAGCGGATGGCCGCCGCGCCGGATATTTTCGCCACGATCATCGCCGATCTCCGCGGCTTTCTGATGCCTCTAGTCGTCGGCGCTCCGCGTGGGGAACCTGTTTGGCCGCCGGGCGGACCGTGGTCGCGGGGAGCAGCAGTTGATGACGAATAA
- a CDS encoding SIR2 family protein translates to MDKKKHFYRMGNHSGGWDDLPVDSDELDALINSARKHIEPWLSAVFQAEHLNLLLGSGFTTAVGYIAGAPSTGMAKVTFGTTYDAAIDTHAQAGATAMKRGAANIEDQFRSALALLDGLGVIDKGGEVTLKDAIDTQMSSFLTSLLTTESGIVVGKDPASKEAAQGILQSFLLSFASRAASRERLHVFTTNYDRLIEHGSDFAGLRIIDRFVGALNPVFRASRVEVDIHYNPPGIRGEPRFMEGVIRLTKLHGSLDWFFDKAERRIYRKGIPFGAPADHTDIPKKPVDTVMIYPNPAKDVETTQYPYAELFRDFAAAACRPNAVVVTYGYGFGDDHVNRVLLDMLTIPSTHLVVMAYAADDRLKAFIEKTREAQVSLLIGPHFADLQTLVDNYLPKPALDYISGRMTELLKHRPVDPRPGEPPAALPLPPSTDPA, encoded by the coding sequence ATGGATAAGAAGAAGCACTTCTACCGCATGGGTAACCATTCAGGTGGATGGGATGACCTTCCCGTGGATTCAGACGAGTTGGACGCCCTGATAAATAGTGCTCGAAAGCACATCGAGCCATGGCTCTCCGCAGTTTTCCAAGCGGAGCATCTCAATCTGCTGCTTGGCAGCGGGTTTACCACTGCGGTCGGCTATATCGCCGGTGCGCCGTCCACGGGAATGGCCAAAGTTACATTCGGAACGACATACGACGCCGCCATTGATACTCATGCCCAGGCCGGAGCGACGGCCATGAAAAGAGGTGCGGCAAACATCGAGGATCAGTTTCGAAGCGCGCTTGCTTTGCTTGATGGATTGGGGGTTATCGACAAGGGTGGAGAAGTGACCCTCAAGGACGCCATAGACACACAGATGTCCAGCTTTCTGACGTCACTATTGACGACGGAAAGTGGGATTGTCGTTGGGAAGGACCCGGCTTCGAAGGAAGCAGCTCAAGGAATTCTTCAATCATTCCTACTGAGTTTCGCGAGCCGCGCTGCGTCTCGCGAACGCTTGCATGTCTTCACGACAAACTACGACCGCCTGATCGAGCATGGCAGCGATTTTGCGGGTCTTCGGATCATCGACAGATTTGTTGGCGCCCTGAATCCAGTCTTTCGCGCATCACGCGTGGAAGTCGACATTCACTACAATCCACCGGGCATTCGAGGAGAGCCTCGATTCATGGAGGGTGTGATCCGCCTGACCAAGCTGCACGGCTCGTTGGATTGGTTCTTCGACAAGGCCGAACGGCGGATATACCGGAAGGGCATTCCATTCGGAGCCCCGGCGGACCACACCGACATTCCCAAGAAGCCTGTGGATACGGTGATGATCTATCCCAATCCAGCGAAGGATGTGGAAACAACGCAATATCCCTATGCGGAACTCTTTCGCGATTTCGCTGCCGCCGCCTGCCGACCCAACGCCGTTGTCGTCACCTACGGCTACGGCTTTGGCGACGATCACGTCAATCGAGTGCTCCTCGATATGCTGACAATTCCGTCCACGCATTTGGTGGTCATGGCTTATGCCGCTGATGATAGACTTAAGGCGTTCATCGAAAAGACCAGGGAAGCGCAGGTTTCGCTATTGATTGGTCCACATTTCGCAGACCTTCAAACGTTGGTCGATAACTACCTGCCGAAGCCTGCGCTCGACTACATATCTGGTCGGATGACCGAATTGCTGAAGCACCGTCCTGTCGATCCAAGGCCTGGTGAGCCTCCCGCGGCGCTGCCATTGCCGCCCTCAACCGATCCGGCATGA
- a CDS encoding ATP-binding protein translates to MTSPIERLSDLVVGVVESVAPDEIRVLLELDAPHSTALNTGVPAGFPRLNGYVLIPNEAGATVAYITWIGIERSPYPKRSGLKDFGLIDLPFPLRKMSLSPVGTLTSRRDRVSGATKFELSRGVVAFPSVGDQVLIPTSGQIEAIVGAKDDDKRVRIGSSPMAASAAIMVDPDKLFGRHLAVLGNTGSGKSCTVAGLIRWSMEAASKAINDPTKIPNMRFIVLDPNGEYARAFVDMPDRVRVFKPGDEHNPFVLPAWMWNSHEWGAVTQAQPGAQRPLLMQALRNLRAGRALREPLHVAVVRQVRLFRSRTLAYIADGSGASYTDFVGLLNCCQNFSNLDLVMRDFHGRMLGTDAAIVHVDSLSTAAKDFVDLHKMWNARRNDFNYNAPNVAEFNSFLPLFDAVEQYLPAVAPEEHVSEDAPTPFDVGQIADHIDALSAETSSNPNVANFIATLTLRIRSMLADQRLSTVIAPDNQPSFENWLAGLLGDTGATNGQVAIVDLSLVPSDITHIIIAVLARIIFEASQRYRKQNSQGKALPTALILEEAHTFVRRGGDDDANFASPSRLCREAFERIAREGRKFGLGLVLSSQRPSELSPTVLAQCNTFLLHRIVNDADQNLVGRLVPDNVGGLLRELPSLPSRHAVLLGWAAPIPVLVEVDELPDSQRPQSADPDFWKVWTLAEERAVDWHTIAEEWSGNSPAQGTEE, encoded by the coding sequence ATGACGAGTCCAATCGAAAGATTGTCGGACCTTGTTGTGGGTGTCGTCGAGTCGGTCGCGCCTGACGAAATCAGGGTGCTTCTGGAACTGGACGCTCCGCACTCGACAGCGCTGAACACCGGCGTACCCGCTGGGTTTCCGCGCCTCAATGGATACGTGCTCATTCCAAATGAAGCCGGCGCGACCGTTGCCTACATCACTTGGATCGGAATCGAACGCTCTCCTTATCCGAAGCGTTCTGGGCTCAAGGACTTCGGCCTGATCGACCTTCCGTTTCCGCTACGGAAAATGTCGCTATCGCCGGTCGGAACGCTGACTTCGCGGCGCGACCGTGTGTCAGGGGCGACCAAATTCGAACTCTCCCGCGGTGTGGTCGCATTTCCGTCGGTGGGGGACCAGGTTCTGATTCCGACGTCGGGGCAGATTGAAGCCATCGTAGGAGCAAAGGACGACGACAAACGAGTTCGGATCGGGTCATCGCCAATGGCGGCGAGCGCCGCAATCATGGTGGATCCCGATAAGCTATTCGGGCGGCATCTCGCTGTCTTGGGCAACACCGGGAGCGGTAAATCCTGCACAGTGGCCGGACTCATTCGTTGGTCGATGGAAGCAGCCAGCAAGGCGATCAACGACCCGACGAAGATTCCTAATATGCGTTTCATCGTGCTGGACCCCAACGGGGAATACGCACGTGCATTCGTCGATATGCCTGATCGGGTTCGCGTGTTTAAGCCTGGCGATGAACACAACCCATTCGTGCTGCCAGCCTGGATGTGGAACAGCCACGAATGGGGCGCTGTCACCCAGGCGCAGCCAGGAGCGCAAAGGCCGCTGCTCATGCAGGCACTACGAAATCTGCGCGCCGGTCGGGCACTTCGCGAGCCGCTCCATGTTGCAGTTGTCCGGCAGGTCCGCCTATTTCGTTCCCGTACGCTCGCGTACATCGCCGACGGGTCTGGGGCATCGTATACTGACTTCGTTGGCCTATTGAACTGCTGCCAGAATTTCAGCAATCTTGACTTGGTGATGCGGGATTTTCATGGGCGAATGCTGGGGACCGATGCAGCAATCGTGCATGTCGATTCGCTATCGACAGCGGCGAAAGATTTTGTTGACCTGCACAAGATGTGGAACGCTCGCCGAAACGACTTCAATTATAATGCGCCAAATGTAGCGGAATTTAACTCCTTTCTGCCATTGTTCGATGCTGTAGAGCAGTATCTACCGGCTGTTGCTCCAGAAGAGCATGTCAGTGAGGACGCCCCGACACCATTCGATGTCGGACAGATCGCGGATCACATTGACGCGCTCTCTGCGGAGACGTCATCCAACCCCAATGTCGCCAACTTTATTGCGACATTGACTCTACGCATCCGATCAATGCTTGCCGACCAACGGCTGTCAACGGTGATTGCGCCCGATAATCAGCCGAGCTTCGAGAATTGGCTTGCTGGCCTCTTGGGAGATACGGGCGCAACAAACGGGCAGGTGGCAATTGTGGATTTGTCGCTCGTGCCGTCGGACATCACGCACATTATTATCGCGGTATTGGCGCGCATCATATTTGAAGCATCTCAAAGATACCGTAAGCAAAACAGCCAAGGCAAAGCCCTACCGACAGCATTGATTCTCGAGGAAGCCCATACGTTCGTGCGTCGCGGTGGCGACGATGATGCGAATTTCGCATCACCATCTCGCCTCTGTCGCGAAGCATTTGAGCGAATTGCACGAGAAGGGCGGAAGTTCGGCTTGGGTCTGGTGCTTTCGTCGCAGCGACCTTCGGAGCTTTCTCCCACGGTGCTTGCCCAGTGCAACACATTTCTCCTGCACCGGATCGTCAACGATGCCGACCAGAACCTCGTCGGGCGTTTGGTTCCCGACAACGTCGGAGGGCTGCTGCGGGAGCTGCCTAGTCTACCGTCTCGGCACGCGGTTCTGTTGGGTTGGGCGGCCCCGATCCCGGTTTTGGTGGAGGTGGATGAACTACCGGATTCCCAGCGCCCACAGTCGGCCGATCCGGATTTCTGGAAGGTCTGGACGTTGGCCGAAGAGCGCGCAGTCGATTGGCACACAATCGCCGAGGAATGGTCGGGCAACTCGCCGGCGCAGGGGACGGAGGAGTAG
- a CDS encoding exonuclease SbcCD subunit D, whose amino-acid sequence MIRILHTADWHIGQTLRGFSREHEHRKVFRRLEEIIVERNVDALIIAGDVFDSQNPSGEAQQLFYDTLVRLSRARPRMTTVIVSGNHDAAGRLEAPRPLLEAFNIRVVGNVRRHDGRIEASRHLVPIFDASGALAAHVLAVSYPTAACLPNLTRLDDEAGSPVVAGVRTLYAELLEALRPQMDGLPFVATGHLHVAGGIESEGAERRILVGGQHAVPHDVFPPEASYVALGHLHKAQAVGRDTVRYSGSLIPLSATEQPYLHGVTLVSLDGVKIVSEHIPIGRPVAFLRLPEAGDMRLADFGDHLTALDLQPDLPLSERPFVQVRLAREGLQPGFREEIDRIAESFPVRIVEARVTATPDTLNELVVADPWIRLAERDPEDLFKLAFEREFGVAPDAAHLDVFHRARAES is encoded by the coding sequence GTGATACGTATCCTTCACACGGCTGACTGGCATATCGGTCAAACGCTGCGGGGGTTCTCGCGCGAACATGAGCACCGCAAAGTTTTCCGGCGACTTGAAGAGATCATTGTTGAGCGCAACGTCGATGCGCTCATCATCGCTGGCGACGTGTTCGACAGCCAGAACCCCTCTGGGGAGGCGCAGCAACTCTTCTACGACACGCTTGTGCGGCTGAGCCGCGCTCGGCCACGGATGACAACCGTGATTGTTTCAGGCAACCACGACGCCGCCGGGCGGCTGGAGGCGCCCCGTCCTTTATTGGAAGCATTTAACATCCGAGTCGTTGGAAATGTGCGGAGGCACGACGGACGGATCGAGGCGTCGCGCCACCTCGTGCCGATCTTCGACGCGAGCGGCGCCTTGGCAGCTCATGTCCTGGCCGTCTCCTACCCAACGGCGGCGTGCCTTCCCAACCTTACGCGGCTGGATGACGAGGCGGGTTCGCCCGTTGTCGCAGGCGTGCGGACCCTGTACGCGGAGCTACTTGAAGCGTTGCGACCGCAAATGGATGGTTTGCCCTTTGTCGCCACTGGACATCTCCACGTTGCGGGAGGCATCGAGTCTGAGGGCGCCGAGCGTCGAATCTTGGTCGGCGGTCAGCATGCAGTGCCGCATGATGTATTCCCGCCGGAGGCGAGCTATGTCGCGCTCGGTCACCTCCATAAAGCTCAGGCCGTCGGACGAGATACCGTCCGATATTCGGGTTCACTTATTCCGTTGTCTGCCACGGAGCAGCCGTACCTGCATGGGGTGACCCTCGTGAGCCTCGACGGGGTCAAGATCGTATCTGAACACATTCCGATTGGGCGTCCCGTCGCCTTTCTTCGCCTCCCAGAGGCAGGTGATATGCGTCTGGCCGACTTTGGCGATCACCTGACGGCGCTAGATCTCCAACCAGATTTGCCGCTTAGCGAGCGGCCATTCGTCCAGGTCCGGCTTGCCCGCGAGGGGCTTCAGCCCGGATTTCGGGAGGAGATCGACCGCATTGCCGAGAGCTTTCCCGTTCGCATCGTCGAAGCCCGTGTCACCGCGACGCCTGACACGCTGAATGAATTGGTCGTTGCCGATCCGTGGATTAGGTTGGCGGAACGAGACCCGGAAGACTTGTTCAAGCTCGCGTTCGAACGTGAGTTCGGCGTGGCGCCGGATGCTGCGCATCTGGATGTCTTCCACCGAGCGCGCGCGGAGTCCTGA
- a CDS encoding AAA family ATPase, with protein sequence MRILAIRGANLASLAAPFEIDLAAEPLAGSGLFAITGETGAGKSTILDALCLALYGEYPRVSIGRRENAPDPSGEAISIHDGRAILRRGAGGGYAEVDFVGKDGERYRVRWEANRARGRANGRLQNEQRALFRLDDGSAVAAGKTQVREAVEARTDLTFDQFRRTVLLAQGEFDAFLLAAESERAELLEKITGTEIYAAISIRVHEGTEARRRTVEQLEQRRSDIGLLDDDARQLLLDEQSQLAEAVAQKAAERDRHNGRLDHFKRVVSARSDLAQAEAQATAARLAREAAADDYGALAEFDLVEPLRPLSVDLENARRTATDADSRLVDLQVAREDTRTLDEAAATQLSEAVTADEAAEDIFKRFGPLWSEAEKLDAELATARTEFNDATEKSQQAETALRIQVDALTALDQTLGQTVEAHRIAAAQLKAQSNRVLLADRLGDATALLEKRVILKRDGATVASGAAEAGKTEARLEGEIADLSKKLATDRDRKDGLTRDIGERRSHLAAIDEPALHERETVLQGVLEALREATTACDRHTRASADLARGESELTAAAQEVSAASGQIVSAESEQLRDRTARAEIAPLADLADEAVSPQAVHLRSMLAPDAACPVCGSTDHPHLAHPSALNDMVATVRRRRQELDAALDAISLRIGAATRALAAAEVRQSEATRGIDTARSQALAAESDYNEQRPLLSDLCGRAGLVASVPLAPNAQGASELTAFTVTARAERVAAGAPLADARRLRTEIDGLQRKYDVLGVTIEAAIRNIEERRTGLHAAQLKAREHTVRGTDIAERLGSVEREIAPFLAAADRTAEQLDGDPEGVAARLIAVAKEYDVLRKQVGELDLTLQRLAPDRAAAAVSAEHARTQVTEAAARLNQRRSVVDEKTVARAKLFDGEATASHRTRINEGRRIAREALASAREAKSAAAAAFQAAGARCEEAVSALEAATRRRASAEEAFNAACQGVARSLDQVSALIAADLTVRTALRARIQEIDRAVNDAGAAVLTRQNDLNRSLEEFDETTDAEALTAAVAVLATEIGDLHQRTGALAAALVRDDEARRAAATLSMEIETSRAELAIWQAVDDAVGSAGGDRFRRFVQGITLDYLVQLANDHLNALSPRYRLARGAASDLTLHIIDRDMGDEVRATRSLSGGERFLVSLALALALSGLEGRASFVDTLFIDEGFGSLDAETLDMAVDALETLQGRGQKVGVITHVAAMIDRIGVQVRVEKRGAGRSEIRISNGLGSTWSATGASTVQ encoded by the coding sequence ATGCGCATCCTCGCGATCCGTGGCGCAAATCTGGCGAGCCTTGCGGCGCCGTTCGAAATCGATCTGGCGGCCGAGCCGCTTGCAGGATCTGGGCTTTTCGCCATCACAGGCGAGACAGGCGCTGGCAAGTCCACCATTCTTGATGCGCTGTGCCTTGCGCTCTACGGCGAATATCCCCGTGTCTCTATAGGCCGTCGGGAAAACGCTCCCGATCCCAGCGGAGAGGCGATCTCCATTCATGATGGCCGCGCGATCCTCCGCCGTGGGGCCGGCGGCGGTTATGCGGAGGTCGATTTCGTCGGAAAGGATGGCGAGCGCTACCGTGTTCGCTGGGAAGCCAATCGCGCCCGCGGTCGCGCAAATGGGCGGCTCCAGAACGAACAACGTGCGCTGTTTCGACTTGACGACGGCAGCGCCGTGGCGGCGGGCAAGACCCAGGTTCGGGAAGCTGTAGAAGCGAGAACTGACCTCACATTCGATCAGTTTCGGCGAACGGTGCTTCTTGCCCAGGGTGAATTCGATGCCTTTCTTCTCGCCGCCGAAAGCGAGCGTGCCGAATTGCTTGAGAAGATAACCGGTACGGAGATCTATGCCGCAATTTCTATCCGTGTCCATGAAGGCACGGAAGCGCGGCGGAGAACTGTCGAGCAGCTTGAACAGCGACGCAGCGACATCGGTCTTCTCGACGACGACGCCAGACAGCTGCTGCTTGACGAACAAAGCCAACTTGCTGAGGCCGTCGCCCAGAAGGCGGCAGAGCGCGATCGCCACAATGGACGCCTGGATCATTTCAAGCGAGTTGTTAGCGCTCGAAGCGATCTCGCTCAGGCGGAAGCCCAAGCGACCGCTGCGCGCTTGGCGCGCGAGGCCGCAGCCGATGACTATGGCGCCCTGGCCGAATTCGACCTGGTCGAACCGCTCCGTCCACTATCCGTCGACTTGGAAAACGCGCGACGCACGGCGACCGACGCCGATTCACGCCTCGTTGATTTGCAAGTTGCACGCGAGGACACGCGGACGCTCGACGAGGCGGCGGCAACTCAGCTTTCCGAGGCGGTAACAGCCGACGAGGCTGCAGAAGACATCTTCAAGCGTTTTGGCCCGCTCTGGAGCGAGGCAGAAAAGCTCGACGCGGAGCTTGCGACGGCCCGGACCGAGTTCAATGATGCGACCGAGAAATCGCAGCAGGCAGAGACGGCTTTGCGCATTCAGGTAGATGCGCTCACCGCGCTTGATCAGACTCTTGGCCAGACGGTAGAAGCGCACCGTATAGCGGCGGCGCAATTAAAGGCGCAATCAAATCGCGTCCTTCTTGCCGACCGTCTAGGCGATGCGACGGCCTTGTTGGAGAAGCGGGTCATACTCAAACGGGACGGCGCCACGGTGGCGTCCGGCGCAGCGGAAGCCGGTAAGACCGAGGCGCGATTGGAAGGCGAAATAGCGGACCTGTCAAAGAAGCTCGCGACGGATCGCGATCGAAAAGACGGCCTCACTCGCGATATCGGCGAACGTCGAAGTCACCTTGCTGCGATTGATGAGCCAGCGCTCCACGAACGCGAAACAGTTCTCCAGGGCGTCCTCGAGGCTCTGCGTGAGGCGACTACAGCCTGTGATCGGCATACACGCGCATCGGCGGATCTGGCGCGCGGGGAGTCCGAGCTCACCGCCGCGGCGCAGGAGGTAAGCGCGGCCAGCGGCCAGATCGTAAGCGCCGAATCCGAACAACTCCGTGATCGAACGGCCCGTGCGGAAATAGCACCGCTCGCTGACCTCGCCGACGAAGCCGTCTCGCCACAGGCTGTGCACTTGCGCAGCATGTTGGCGCCGGATGCAGCTTGCCCCGTGTGCGGCAGCACAGATCATCCTCATCTTGCACACCCCAGCGCGCTGAACGACATGGTCGCGACTGTTCGCCGCCGCCGCCAGGAACTGGATGCAGCGCTGGACGCGATAAGCCTGCGCATAGGCGCAGCCACGCGTGCGCTCGCTGCCGCCGAGGTGCGGCAGTCCGAGGCGACTCGCGGAATTGACACTGCGCGCAGCCAAGCGTTGGCGGCCGAGAGCGATTATAACGAGCAGAGACCACTGTTGAGCGATCTCTGCGGAAGGGCGGGATTGGTGGCGAGTGTGCCACTCGCACCGAACGCGCAGGGCGCGTCCGAATTGACGGCATTTACCGTGACGGCGAGGGCGGAGCGGGTTGCTGCCGGCGCCCCGCTTGCAGATGCCAGACGTCTGCGAACGGAGATCGACGGTTTGCAGCGGAAGTACGACGTGCTTGGTGTGACGATCGAGGCGGCGATCCGAAACATCGAGGAAAGGCGCACCGGGCTTCACGCCGCGCAATTGAAGGCCAGGGAACACACGGTTCGGGGAACGGATATCGCAGAGCGTCTGGGCTCCGTCGAACGCGAAATCGCTCCATTTCTCGCCGCGGCGGACCGAACAGCCGAGCAGCTCGATGGCGATCCCGAAGGCGTGGCCGCCAGACTCATTGCGGTCGCCAAAGAGTATGATGTCTTGCGTAAGCAGGTTGGCGAGCTCGATCTGACATTGCAGCGGTTGGCGCCTGATCGCGCAGCGGCCGCTGTTTCGGCGGAGCATGCCCGGACGCAGGTGACGGAGGCTGCAGCCCGCCTTAATCAACGTCGTTCAGTCGTAGACGAGAAGACGGTGGCTCGGGCCAAGCTCTTTGATGGCGAGGCCACGGCCAGTCACCGCACGCGGATCAATGAAGGCCGCCGAATAGCCCGTGAAGCGCTCGCGAGCGCGCGCGAGGCAAAATCCGCCGCTGCCGCCGCGTTCCAGGCGGCCGGCGCCCGCTGCGAGGAAGCCGTCTCGGCGTTGGAGGCGGCGACGCGGCGGCGCGCTTCAGCCGAGGAGGCATTCAACGCGGCCTGTCAGGGCGTTGCGCGGTCGCTTGATCAGGTTTCCGCGCTCATTGCCGCTGATCTAACCGTGCGCACAGCGCTGCGGGCGCGAATTCAAGAAATCGACCGGGCCGTGAACGACGCCGGCGCCGCCGTCCTGACGCGGCAGAACGACTTGAACAGGTCCCTTGAAGAGTTCGATGAGACAACCGACGCGGAGGCGTTGACCGCCGCCGTCGCGGTGCTGGCGACGGAAATCGGGGACTTGCACCAGCGAACCGGCGCGCTTGCCGCTGCGCTGGTGCGAGACGACGAGGCACGCCGGGCCGCGGCAACCCTTTCGATGGAGATCGAGACGTCGAGAGCCGAACTCGCGATTTGGCAGGCCGTCGATGATGCCGTCGGCTCGGCCGGCGGCGACCGGTTCCGCCGCTTCGTACAGGGCATCACGCTCGATTATCTGGTTCAACTGGCCAACGATCATCTCAACGCATTGAGCCCACGGTATAGGCTCGCCCGGGGGGCAGCATCCGATCTCACGCTGCATATTATTGATCGAGACATGGGCGACGAGGTGCGCGCGACCCGAAGCCTTTCAGGCGGCGAACGCTTCCTGGTTTCTTTGGCGCTCGCGCTGGCGCTTTCGGGTCTCGAGGGGCGGGCGTCCTTTGTCGATACGCTGTTTATTGATGAAGGATTCGGATCGCTTGACGCAGAGACCCTCGATATGGCGGTGGACGCGCTGGAAACATTGCAGGGCCGCGGCCAGAAGGTCGGTGTTATCACTCACGTCGCCGCCATGATTGACAGGATCGGCGTGCAAGTACGCGTCGAGAAGCGTGGGGCGGGACGTTCGGAGATCCGAATTTCCAATGGGCTGGGATCGACGTGGTCAGCCACCGGAGCCAGCACCGTGCAATGA